In a genomic window of Alcanivorax sp.:
- a CDS encoding molybdenum cofactor biosynthesis protein MoaE, producing the protein MKTRIEIRNGPLLAAEPSDWLRDAGLSGAQVQFSGQVRDEQGRVEALHLEHYPGMTESVLGTIVEQAGQKWHLNGAWVVHRVGTMKPGDDIVQVAVSAGHRQAAFEACAFIMDLLKTRAPFWKKELIGGRWFWVEARQRDAEAAAAWLQGLSAHEPP; encoded by the coding sequence ATGAAAACCCGCATTGAGATTCGCAACGGGCCATTGCTGGCTGCCGAACCGTCTGATTGGCTTCGTGATGCCGGCCTGAGTGGCGCGCAGGTACAATTTTCCGGTCAGGTTCGCGATGAGCAGGGAAGGGTGGAGGCGCTCCATCTGGAGCATTACCCGGGGATGACGGAGTCTGTTCTCGGCACCATCGTCGAGCAGGCGGGGCAGAAATGGCACCTTAATGGTGCCTGGGTGGTGCACCGGGTTGGCACCATGAAGCCCGGTGACGACATCGTACAGGTGGCGGTCAGTGCGGGACATCGGCAGGCGGCGTTCGAGGCTTGCGCCTTCATCATGGACCTGTTGAAAACCCGGGCGCCATTCTGGAAGAAAGAGCTTATCGGCGGCCGCTGGTTTTGGGTCGAGGCCCGCCAGCGGGACGCCGAGGCCGCCGCTGCCTGGCTGCAGGGGCTTTCGGCGCATGAACCGCCATAG
- the moaD gene encoding molybdopterin converting factor subunit 1 has protein sequence MMIEVRFFAALRERVGSDKLEVSPPDSVDTVAKLVAWLERDPALADALAATPRRMVAVNEVLGSEDSSISQGDVVALFPPVTGG, from the coding sequence ATGATGATAGAAGTGCGTTTTTTCGCCGCCCTGCGTGAGCGGGTAGGCAGTGACAAGCTGGAAGTATCCCCGCCTGATTCGGTGGATACGGTGGCAAAACTGGTGGCCTGGTTAGAGAGGGATCCCGCCTTGGCGGATGCTCTTGCGGCGACGCCACGGCGTATGGTGGCAGTCAATGAAGTGTTGGGCTCGGAAGACTCCAGTATTTCCCAAGGTGATGTTGTGGCTCTGTTTCCTCCGGTGACAGGCGGATGA
- the purB gene encoding adenylosuccinate lyase: protein MSSLTSLTAISPVDGRYAGKVDALRQTTSEYGLIRFRVHVEVSWLEQLAHDKNIPEVPLMSGQAAWHLRGVTRDFDVEHAERIKAIEATTNHDVKAVEYFIKEQMAEHDELAGMSEFVHFACTSEDINNLSYSLMLKEAREILLPKMDQVISAIRRQAHAQADQPMLSRTHGQSASPTTVGKEMANVVARLQRQRDQFAAVELLGKINGAVGNYNAHLSAYPNVDWEAFARRFVEGLGLTFNPYTTQIEPHDCVAEYFHALMRFNTILLDFDRDVWGYISLGYFKQKTVEGEVGSSTMPHKVNPIDFENSEGNLGLANAIMDHLAAKLPISRWQRDLTDSTVLRNVGVGLAHSLIAFEASLKGIGKLEVNPARLNADLDAAWEVLAEPIQTVMRRYGIEKPYEKLKALTRGKDGINQETLTAFINELAIPDEAKEILLAMTPGSYIGNAPQQARNI from the coding sequence ATGTCCAGCCTTACCTCTCTGACTGCCATTTCACCGGTCGATGGCCGCTATGCCGGCAAGGTGGATGCCCTGCGCCAAACCACCAGTGAATACGGCCTTATCCGCTTCCGCGTGCATGTGGAAGTGAGCTGGCTGGAACAGCTCGCCCACGACAAGAACATCCCAGAAGTGCCCTTGATGAGCGGCCAGGCCGCCTGGCACCTGCGCGGCGTAACCCGCGACTTCGATGTCGAGCATGCCGAACGCATCAAGGCCATTGAAGCCACCACCAACCATGACGTGAAAGCGGTGGAATACTTCATCAAGGAACAGATGGCCGAGCACGACGAGCTGGCCGGCATGAGCGAGTTTGTTCACTTCGCCTGCACCAGTGAGGACATCAACAACCTGTCCTACTCCCTGATGCTCAAGGAAGCCCGGGAAATCCTGCTGCCGAAGATGGACCAGGTGATCAGCGCCATCCGTCGCCAAGCCCACGCCCAGGCCGACCAGCCCATGCTGTCGCGCACCCATGGCCAGTCCGCCTCCCCCACCACCGTGGGCAAGGAAATGGCCAACGTGGTGGCCCGCCTGCAGCGCCAGCGCGACCAGTTCGCCGCCGTAGAGCTGCTGGGCAAGATCAACGGTGCCGTGGGCAACTACAACGCTCACTTGTCCGCCTACCCGAATGTGGACTGGGAAGCCTTTGCCCGTCGCTTTGTGGAAGGCCTGGGGCTCACCTTCAACCCCTACACCACCCAGATCGAACCCCACGATTGCGTGGCCGAGTACTTCCACGCCCTGATGCGCTTCAACACCATCCTGCTCGACTTCGACCGGGACGTATGGGGCTACATCTCCCTCGGTTACTTCAAGCAGAAGACCGTGGAAGGCGAAGTTGGCTCCTCCACCATGCCGCACAAGGTCAACCCCATCGACTTCGAGAACTCCGAAGGCAACCTGGGCCTGGCCAATGCCATCATGGATCACCTGGCGGCCAAGCTGCCGATTTCCCGCTGGCAGCGCGACCTGACCGACTCCACCGTGCTGCGTAACGTGGGCGTGGGCCTGGCACACAGCCTGATCGCCTTCGAAGCCAGCCTGAAAGGTATTGGCAAACTGGAAGTAAACCCGGCCCGCCTGAATGCGGATCTGGATGCTGCCTGGGAAGTGCTGGCCGAGCCGATCCAGACCGTCATGCGTCGCTACGGCATCGAGAAGCCCTACGAAAAACTCAAGGCTCTGACACGTGGCAAGGACGGCATCAACCAGGAAACCCTGACCGCCTTCATCAATGAGCTGGCGATCCCGGATGAAGCCAAGGAAATCCTGCTGGCCATGACCCCGGGCAGCTACATCGGCAACGCGCCCCAGCAAGCGCGCAATATCTGA
- a CDS encoding NADP-dependent isocitrate dehydrogenase, whose protein sequence is MTTPKIIYTITDEAPALATYSFLPIIEKFTSIAGIDVESSDISLAARILATFPEYLSEEQKVADALSELGALTQDPDANIIKLPNISASIHQLREAIAELNEHGFSVPEYPDEPRNEEEEEIQARYTKILGSAVNPVLREGNSDRRAPIAVKNYARKNPHSMGYWSQASRTHVAHMRGGDFFSHETSTTVEKACKVRIEFEDANGNITVMKPELPLLDGEVIDAMYMSKKALCDFFDEQLDDAKNTGILFSLHVKATMMKVSHPIVFGYAVRRFYKELFDKHGETLEEIGANPNNGLSHIYQKIEELPISQRLEIESTIRACYLHRPELAMVDSDRGISNLHVPSDVIVDASMPAMIRQGGKMYGADGKLKDTKAVIPESTYATIYQEVINFCKTHGAFDPVTCGSVPNVGLMAQKAEEYGSHDKTFEVKADGTMRIVRDDGEVLLSHDVEKGDIWRMCQAKDLPIRDWVKLAVNRARQSNTPAIFWLDKERAHDAQLIRKVRRYLKDHDTEGLDIRIMSPVQAIRYTMERMIRGKDTISVTGNVLRDYLTDLFPILELGTSAKMLSIVPLMAGGGLYETGAGGSAPKHVQQFTEENHLRWDSLGEFLALSVSIEELGEKYGNKKAKVIAAALDKANEQYLEQNKSPSRKVGEPDNRVSHFYVAMYWAQALAAQDDDAELKDKFTAIASALSENEEAIVKEMIAVQGSPIDIGGYYNPDFSKVSAAMRPSATFNNILDRL, encoded by the coding sequence ATGACCACCCCTAAAATTATCTACACCATAACCGATGAGGCGCCAGCGCTGGCGACCTATTCCTTTTTACCTATCATTGAAAAATTCACTTCGATCGCTGGTATTGACGTTGAAAGCAGTGATATCTCACTGGCTGCACGCATTCTCGCCACGTTTCCTGAATATCTTTCAGAAGAGCAGAAGGTGGCGGATGCCCTTTCTGAGCTCGGTGCTTTGACGCAAGATCCTGACGCGAACATCATCAAACTCCCCAATATCAGTGCGTCCATCCATCAGCTCAGGGAAGCGATTGCGGAGCTGAATGAGCACGGTTTCAGTGTGCCTGAATATCCGGATGAGCCTCGCAACGAGGAAGAAGAGGAGATTCAGGCCCGCTACACCAAAATTCTGGGTTCTGCGGTCAATCCGGTACTGCGCGAAGGCAACTCGGATCGCCGCGCCCCCATTGCGGTCAAAAATTACGCACGCAAAAACCCGCATAGTATGGGCTACTGGAGCCAGGCATCCCGTACCCATGTTGCCCACATGCGTGGCGGTGACTTCTTTTCCCATGAGACCTCCACCACGGTTGAAAAAGCATGCAAGGTCCGCATCGAGTTTGAGGATGCCAATGGCAACATCACTGTCATGAAGCCGGAATTACCGCTTCTGGATGGTGAAGTGATTGATGCCATGTACATGAGCAAAAAGGCGCTGTGTGATTTCTTCGACGAGCAGCTCGACGATGCCAAGAACACTGGCATCCTGTTTTCCCTGCACGTGAAGGCGACCATGATGAAGGTGTCTCACCCCATCGTGTTCGGCTACGCGGTCCGTCGTTTCTACAAGGAACTGTTTGATAAGCACGGCGAAACACTGGAAGAAATCGGCGCAAACCCGAATAACGGCTTGAGCCATATCTACCAGAAGATCGAGGAGCTCCCGATTTCCCAGCGTCTGGAAATCGAGTCCACCATTCGTGCCTGTTACTTGCACCGCCCGGAACTGGCCATGGTGGATTCAGATCGTGGCATTTCAAACCTGCATGTACCCTCTGACGTTATTGTTGATGCCTCCATGCCGGCGATGATTCGTCAGGGTGGCAAAATGTACGGCGCCGACGGCAAGCTGAAAGACACCAAGGCCGTCATTCCTGAAAGCACCTATGCCACCATCTATCAGGAAGTTATCAATTTCTGCAAAACCCACGGCGCCTTTGACCCGGTAACCTGTGGTTCGGTGCCTAATGTGGGGTTGATGGCGCAGAAAGCTGAGGAATACGGTTCGCACGACAAAACGTTCGAAGTCAAAGCAGACGGAACCATGCGTATCGTTCGCGATGATGGCGAAGTGCTGCTGAGTCATGACGTTGAGAAGGGCGATATCTGGCGCATGTGCCAGGCGAAAGACTTGCCTATCCGTGATTGGGTGAAGCTGGCGGTGAATCGTGCCCGGCAAAGCAACACCCCGGCCATTTTCTGGCTGGATAAAGAGCGTGCGCACGACGCACAGCTTATCCGGAAGGTGAGAAGGTATCTTAAGGATCATGATACCGAGGGACTCGATATTCGCATCATGTCTCCGGTCCAGGCGATCCGCTATACCATGGAGCGCATGATCCGCGGCAAAGATACCATTTCGGTGACAGGTAATGTGTTGCGTGATTATCTGACTGACCTGTTCCCGATCCTGGAGCTCGGTACCAGTGCCAAGATGCTCTCCATTGTGCCGTTGATGGCTGGTGGCGGGCTCTATGAAACCGGTGCTGGCGGCTCTGCGCCGAAGCATGTGCAGCAATTTACGGAAGAAAATCACCTGCGCTGGGACTCTCTGGGCGAATTTCTGGCGCTGTCGGTGTCCATTGAAGAGCTTGGCGAAAAGTATGGTAACAAGAAGGCCAAAGTGATTGCCGCCGCCCTGGATAAAGCCAATGAGCAGTATCTGGAGCAGAACAAGTCGCCGTCACGGAAGGTGGGCGAGCCTGACAACCGGGTCAGTCATTTCTATGTGGCCATGTACTGGGCCCAGGCGCTTGCTGCACAGGATGACGATGCTGAGTTGAAAGACAAATTCACTGCCATCGCCTCTGCGCTTAGCGAAAACGAAGAAGCTATCGTCAAGGAAATGATCGCGGTGCAAGGTTCACCTATTGATATCGGAGGTTACTATAATCCCGATTTCAGCAAGGTCTCCGCTGCCATGCGACCAAGTGCCACCTTCAACAATATTCTGGACAGGCTGTAA
- the mnmA gene encoding tRNA 2-thiouridine(34) synthase MnmA has product MSQASQKAPQDTHVIVGMSGGVDSSVAAARLLDAGYRVEGLFMKNWDEDDGTEYCTAREDLMDAMQVAGVLGIELHTANFATEYWDRVFEHFLAEYKAGRTPNPDILCNKEIKFQAFLDHAITLGADYIATGHYSQVSHDGKAQLLRAVDTNKDQTYFLHAVDYRKFERTLFPLGDLEKPEVRRIAEEKGFANHKKKDSTGICFIGERRFKDFLEQYLPAQPGKIEDDHGNVIGDHDGLMYYTLGQRQGLGIGGRANAGEAPWYVAGKDLERNVLVAVQGTDHPLLYSRELTSAPMQWVALAPPALPARLTAKTRYRQPDQACTVSDAGNGRVHVLFDDPQRAVTPGQSVVFYDGPVCLGGAVIEETA; this is encoded by the coding sequence ATGAGCCAAGCTTCTCAAAAAGCCCCACAAGACACCCATGTGATCGTCGGCATGTCCGGCGGCGTAGATTCCTCTGTGGCCGCTGCGCGGCTGCTGGACGCGGGTTATCGCGTTGAAGGCCTGTTCATGAAGAACTGGGACGAGGACGACGGCACCGAGTACTGCACCGCCCGGGAAGACCTGATGGATGCCATGCAGGTGGCCGGGGTGCTGGGTATCGAGCTGCATACCGCCAATTTCGCAACGGAATACTGGGACCGGGTGTTCGAACACTTCCTGGCCGAATACAAGGCCGGGCGCACCCCCAACCCGGACATCCTCTGCAACAAGGAAATCAAGTTCCAGGCGTTTCTGGATCATGCCATCACCCTGGGCGCGGACTATATCGCCACTGGTCACTACTCCCAGGTGAGCCATGACGGCAAGGCACAGTTGCTGCGTGCCGTGGACACCAACAAGGATCAGACCTACTTCCTTCACGCCGTGGATTACCGCAAATTCGAGCGTACCCTGTTTCCTCTGGGTGACCTGGAAAAACCGGAAGTACGGCGCATTGCAGAGGAAAAGGGCTTTGCCAATCACAAGAAGAAGGATTCCACCGGGATCTGTTTTATTGGTGAACGCCGCTTCAAGGATTTTCTCGAACAGTACCTGCCCGCCCAGCCCGGCAAGATCGAGGATGACCATGGCAATGTGATCGGCGACCACGACGGGCTCATGTATTACACCCTGGGCCAGCGCCAGGGCCTGGGTATCGGCGGTCGCGCCAACGCCGGGGAGGCCCCCTGGTATGTGGCTGGCAAGGATCTTGAGCGCAATGTGCTAGTGGCCGTCCAGGGCACCGATCATCCGCTGCTCTACAGCCGCGAACTGACCAGCGCCCCCATGCAGTGGGTCGCCCTGGCACCGCCAGCCCTGCCCGCCCGACTCACCGCCAAGACCCGCTACCGGCAACCGGACCAGGCCTGCACCGTCAGCGATGCCGGCAATGGCCGTGTCCATGTGCTGTTTGACGACCCCCAGCGTGCCGTCACGCCGGGCCAGTCCGTGGTGTTCTACGATGGGCCCGTATGCCTGGGTGGTGCTGTCATTGAGGAGACCGCATGA
- a CDS encoding cupin domain-containing protein, with amino-acid sequence MTEPGLPTFTLPLNPAAFLRDYWQKKPLFMPGAASGLDEPDADTLAGLALEENVEARIIRGADAGPWELKQGPFEETVFAELGERDWTLLVQSVDHYLTDVSLLLDSFNFLPSWRLEDIMMSYAAKGGSVGPHFDRYDVFLIQAAGSRRWQIGDASDEKTAKLPHPELKLLADMPVREEFVANPGDVLYLPPGVAHHGVAEDSDCITWSVGFRAPDYQMLMAEIAGECLADADSELFTDADRQVPKDPAVLADGDRQQLIRGALDLLNPAAIERAVYRWLSTPRLDGLEFAVDDAHIRQRDPSIALVRHGSVRLILQGNIAWLNGEPHSLTEQQRPLVQLLARQRCYTREALDAVLQPAGSELLHDWIEQGFFAPL; translated from the coding sequence ATGACAGAACCGGGCCTTCCCACTTTCACGCTGCCGCTCAACCCGGCAGCGTTTTTGCGTGATTACTGGCAGAAAAAGCCCCTGTTCATGCCCGGTGCCGCCAGCGGCCTGGATGAACCGGATGCGGACACCCTGGCCGGGCTGGCGCTGGAAGAGAATGTGGAAGCCCGCATCATTCGCGGCGCCGATGCCGGCCCCTGGGAGCTAAAACAGGGGCCGTTCGAGGAAACCGTGTTTGCCGAGCTGGGCGAACGGGACTGGACCCTGCTGGTGCAGTCCGTGGACCACTATCTCACCGACGTCTCCCTGCTGCTGGATAGCTTCAACTTCCTGCCCAGCTGGCGGCTGGAAGACATCATGATGAGCTATGCCGCCAAGGGCGGCAGCGTCGGCCCACATTTCGACCGCTATGACGTCTTTCTGATCCAGGCCGCCGGTAGCCGCCGCTGGCAGATCGGCGACGCCAGCGACGAAAAAACCGCGAAATTGCCGCATCCTGAACTGAAGTTGCTGGCCGACATGCCGGTGCGGGAAGAGTTCGTGGCCAACCCTGGCGATGTGCTCTATCTGCCGCCCGGCGTAGCTCACCATGGGGTCGCCGAAGACAGCGACTGTATCACCTGGTCGGTGGGTTTCCGGGCCCCGGATTACCAGATGCTGATGGCGGAAATCGCCGGTGAATGCCTGGCCGATGCGGACAGCGAGCTGTTTACCGACGCAGACCGGCAGGTGCCCAAGGATCCGGCCGTACTGGCCGATGGGGACCGTCAGCAACTGATTCGCGGCGCCCTGGATCTGCTCAATCCGGCCGCCATCGAACGGGCAGTTTATCGCTGGCTGTCCACCCCCCGGCTGGATGGACTTGAATTTGCCGTCGATGATGCCCATATTCGCCAGCGCGATCCCTCGATCGCCCTGGTGCGCCATGGTAGTGTGCGCCTGATTTTGCAGGGCAACATTGCCTGGCTAAACGGTGAGCCACACTCACTGACAGAACAACAACGACCACTGGTACAGCTGCTGGCCCGCCAGCGCTGTTATACCCGTGAAGCGCTGGATGCCGTGCTGCAGCCAGCCGGGAGTGAATTGCTACATGACTGGATTGAACAGGGCTTCTTCGCCCCACTATAA
- the hflD gene encoding high frequency lysogenization protein HflD, whose product MSERFSSQQQQILALAAVFQAAQLADDIALRGDCDPRAFEALIHGVMALDADSFDAIYPQPALLRDGVSLLNRSLNRDSAGGNLRPLNYGLALLHLAAKLRKSDDTVNILRHRLKALDGQQAHFSSVRDDAFCHRLAGIYVDTLGTFRFRIQVKGEPAHLQDENKAARVRALFLAGVRAAFLWHQLGGRRWQLLFQRKRLLSGIESIDINNL is encoded by the coding sequence ATGAGCGAACGCTTCAGCTCGCAACAGCAACAAATTCTGGCCCTGGCCGCGGTCTTTCAGGCCGCCCAGCTGGCCGATGACATTGCCCTGCGCGGCGACTGCGACCCGCGCGCCTTTGAAGCCCTGATCCATGGTGTCATGGCCCTGGACGCGGACAGCTTTGACGCCATCTACCCGCAGCCAGCCCTGCTCCGCGATGGCGTCAGCCTCCTTAACCGCAGCCTCAACCGGGATTCCGCCGGCGGCAACCTGCGCCCGCTCAATTACGGCCTGGCCCTGCTGCACCTGGCCGCCAAGCTGCGCAAGAGCGATGACACCGTCAACATCCTGCGCCACCGCCTCAAGGCGCTGGATGGCCAGCAGGCGCATTTCAGCAGCGTCCGTGACGATGCCTTCTGCCACCGCCTGGCCGGTATCTATGTGGACACCCTGGGCACCTTCCGTTTCCGCATCCAGGTAAAGGGCGAACCGGCCCACCTGCAGGACGAGAACAAGGCCGCCCGGGTCCGCGCCCTGTTCCTGGCTGGAGTCCGTGCTGCCTTCCTCTGGCACCAGCTCGGTGGTCGCCGCTGGCAGCTTTTGTTCCAGCGAAAGCGGCTTTTGAGCGGCATAGAGTCCATAGATATCAATAACTTGTAA
- a CDS encoding NUDIX hydrolase, with the protein MNSFEPHITVACVVEQDGRFLFVREMSKGQEVLNQPAGHVEFGENLMQAAYRETLEETAWQVEITDLLGWYIFQPFRGAGVYYRTCFVARPISHDPGQKLDTGILAAEWLTPDELRQRRPQHRSALVEKCLDDYLAGRRLPLDCIYQHPWPLQRG; encoded by the coding sequence ATGAACAGTTTCGAGCCGCACATTACTGTGGCCTGTGTGGTGGAACAAGACGGGCGTTTTCTCTTTGTTCGGGAAATGAGCAAAGGGCAGGAAGTGCTGAACCAGCCCGCCGGGCATGTGGAGTTCGGCGAAAACCTGATGCAGGCCGCCTACCGGGAAACTCTGGAAGAGACCGCCTGGCAGGTGGAGATCACCGATCTGCTTGGCTGGTATATCTTCCAGCCCTTCCGGGGCGCTGGAGTCTATTACCGTACCTGTTTCGTGGCCAGACCGATCAGCCATGACCCGGGACAGAAGCTGGATACCGGTATCCTTGCCGCCGAATGGCTGACCCCGGATGAACTGCGCCAGCGCCGCCCACAGCACCGTAGCGCCCTGGTGGAAAAATGCCTGGACGACTACCTGGCAGGCCGCCGCCTGCCCCTGGACTGTATTTATCAGCACCCCTGGCCGCTGCAGCGCGGCTGA
- the moaC gene encoding cyclic pyranopterin monophosphate synthase MoaC, with product MPGDRFTHLDDQGRAQMVDVTDKAETQRQATARARIRMLPQTLAMIRDQRHPKGDVLATARIAGIQAAKKTWDLIPMCHPLLLSKVTVAIEASGEDALEILATCKLKGVTGVEMEALTAASVAALTLYDMCKAVDRGMVIEEVCLLEKSGGRSGLYQRQDSEAEGQ from the coding sequence ATGCCCGGGGACCGGTTTACCCACCTGGATGACCAGGGACGCGCCCAGATGGTGGACGTGACCGACAAGGCGGAAACGCAGCGGCAGGCCACGGCCCGGGCGCGTATCCGCATGCTGCCGCAAACCCTGGCGATGATCCGCGATCAGCGGCATCCCAAGGGGGATGTGCTGGCTACCGCCCGCATCGCCGGCATCCAGGCGGCCAAGAAAACCTGGGATCTGATCCCCATGTGCCACCCGTTGCTGCTCAGCAAGGTGACGGTGGCCATTGAGGCATCGGGTGAGGATGCCCTGGAAATTCTGGCCACCTGCAAGCTCAAGGGTGTTACCGGGGTGGAAATGGAGGCGCTGACGGCGGCCTCGGTGGCCGCGTTGACCCTGTACGATATGTGCAAGGCGGTGGATCGTGGCATGGTGATTGAAGAGGTCTGCCTGCTGGAGAAGAGTGGTGGCCGCAGCGGTCTCTACCAGCGACAGGATTCGGAAGCGGAAGGCCAATGA
- a CDS encoding pseudouridine synthase, giving the protein MAQLILLNKPFQVLSQFSDDQGRQTLREFIPVPGVYPAGRLDWDSEGLLLLTDDGALQARISDPRFHLPKTYLVQVEGKPGEQELQKLRQGITLKDGPCRPAKAESIEAPDLWPRHPPVRSRKTVADSWLKLTIDEGRNRQVRRMTAAIGHPTLRLVRWQIGDWDLTGLAPGEWRSMAVHAPKAPAARQRRPRRPAGGPRPKTSGRR; this is encoded by the coding sequence ATGGCGCAACTGATTTTGCTCAACAAACCCTTTCAGGTCCTCTCCCAGTTCAGTGACGACCAGGGTCGCCAAACACTACGCGAGTTCATTCCCGTGCCCGGGGTTTACCCGGCCGGACGGCTTGACTGGGATTCTGAAGGCCTGCTGTTGCTCACTGATGACGGCGCCTTGCAGGCACGCATCAGTGACCCGCGCTTTCATCTGCCCAAGACCTATCTGGTCCAGGTGGAAGGCAAGCCCGGGGAGCAGGAACTGCAAAAACTGCGCCAGGGCATCACCCTCAAGGACGGTCCCTGCCGTCCAGCCAAAGCGGAGAGTATCGAAGCGCCCGATCTGTGGCCGCGTCACCCCCCGGTTCGGTCCCGTAAAACGGTAGCGGATAGCTGGTTAAAACTCACCATAGACGAAGGTCGAAATCGGCAGGTGCGGCGCATGACCGCCGCCATCGGCCACCCTACCCTGCGCCTGGTGCGCTGGCAGATCGGTGACTGGGACTTGACCGGCCTGGCCCCCGGGGAATGGCGCTCTATGGCGGTTCATGCGCCGAAAGCCCCTGCAGCCAGGCAGCGGCGGCCTCGGCGTCCCGCTGGCGGGCCTCGACCCAAAACCAGCGGCCGCCGATAA
- a CDS encoding GNAT family N-acetyltransferase, producing MAISIIETRWDENETALRALRQKVFISEQHVPEELEWDGEDDKAIHFLALDREQNPVGCIRLLPSGQISRLCVLSEQRNNGVGSSLLVAAEEAARAKGMEEIFLHAQTHATSFYEAAGFAVSGGIFMDANIPHRQMFKPLV from the coding sequence ATGGCTATCAGCATTATCGAGACCCGCTGGGACGAAAACGAAACCGCCCTGCGAGCCCTTCGCCAGAAGGTCTTCATCAGTGAACAGCATGTTCCCGAAGAGCTGGAATGGGATGGCGAAGATGACAAGGCCATCCACTTTCTGGCACTGGACCGGGAACAGAACCCGGTAGGCTGCATTCGCCTGCTGCCCAGCGGCCAGATCAGCCGCCTGTGTGTGCTCTCCGAGCAACGTAACAACGGTGTCGGCAGTTCCCTGCTGGTAGCTGCGGAAGAAGCCGCCCGCGCCAAGGGCATGGAAGAAATCTTTCTGCACGCCCAAACCCACGCCACCAGCTTCTACGAAGCGGCCGGTTTTGCGGTTTCCGGCGGCATCTTCATGGATGCCAACATCCCCCATCGCCAGATGTTCAAACCCCTGGTCTGA
- a CDS encoding methyltransferase domain-containing protein, whose product MFANSRSVTSNQSGIHDDLERVVRRHLQSPWRAPIADHDAQAFSQLQQWRMEQGAERPLMLDSGCGTGRSSLLLASQHPEALVVGVDQSAVRLQRAERRFEALPDNLRLLRADCAGLWRLMIGEGWLLARHQILYPNPWPKSAHLKRRWHGHPVWPTVLSLGGELEIRSNWPLYLQEVQAALAISGIRAELSELPMQSETLTDFEEKYQASGQVNWRLTASL is encoded by the coding sequence ATGTTTGCGAATAGCCGTAGCGTTACCTCTAACCAAAGCGGAATCCACGATGATCTTGAGAGGGTGGTCCGTCGACACCTGCAAAGCCCCTGGCGGGCGCCAATTGCAGACCATGATGCTCAGGCGTTTTCGCAACTGCAGCAATGGCGAATGGAGCAGGGGGCAGAGCGGCCGTTGATGCTGGATTCCGGTTGCGGCACCGGGCGTTCTTCCTTGTTGCTGGCCAGCCAGCACCCCGAGGCGTTGGTGGTAGGGGTGGACCAGTCTGCTGTGCGGTTGCAGCGGGCGGAGCGGCGATTTGAGGCTTTGCCGGACAATTTGCGCTTGTTGCGTGCAGATTGCGCTGGCCTGTGGCGGTTGATGATCGGGGAGGGCTGGCTGCTGGCCCGCCATCAGATTCTCTATCCCAACCCCTGGCCGAAAAGCGCCCATCTGAAGCGTCGCTGGCACGGCCACCCGGTCTGGCCCACGGTGTTGTCGCTGGGCGGCGAGCTGGAAATTCGCAGTAACTGGCCACTGTATCTGCAGGAAGTGCAGGCGGCACTGGCGATCAGTGGCATCCGGGCCGAGCTGTCAGAGCTGCCGATGCAGAGCGAGACGCTGACGGATTTCGAGGAAAAATACCAGGCCAGCGGCCAGGTGAACTGGCGGCTGACAGCAAGTCTGTGA